The proteins below are encoded in one region of Populus alba chromosome 2, ASM523922v2, whole genome shotgun sequence:
- the LOC118042163 gene encoding probable WRKY transcription factor 12 — MDQGEREVPNYGLQVSFSTPQAIHEMGFVQFEENQVLSFLAPSQSSQISQPLNTNTTTNIHTGFSHNDEQVGALDPKPSSDENCTGNANNDGNNSWWRSSPSEKNRLKVRRKLREPRFCFQTRSDVDVLDDGYKWRKYGQKVVKNSLHPRSYYRCTHNNCRVKKRVERLSEDCRMVITTYEGRHNHSPCDDSNSSEHECFTSF; from the exons ATGGATCAAGGAGAAAGAGAAGTTCCAAATTACGGGCTACAAGTCTCTTTCTCTACACCACAAGCAATCCATGAGATGGGTTTTGTTCAATTTGAAGAAAACCAGGTCTTGAGCTTCTTGGCCCCTTCACAATCTTCTCAGATATCTCAACCGCTCAATACTAATACAACCACCAATATTCACACGGGGTTTAGTCATAATGATGAGCAG GTGGGGGCATTGGATCCAAAGCCTTCCAGTGATGAGAACTGCACTGGTAATGCTAACAACGACGGCAACAATTCATG GTGGAGGAGCTCGCCCTCAGAGAAAAACAGGTTGAAAGTGAGGAGAAAGCTTAGAGAACCAAGGTTTTGTTTTCAGACAAGGAGCGATGTGGATGTTCTTGATGATGGCTATAAGTGGAGAAAATATGGCCaaaaagttgtcaaaaacaGCCTTCATCCAAG AAGCTACTATCGCTGTACTCACAACAACTGTCGAGTGAAGAAGAGGGTTGAAAGATTATCGGAGGATTGTCGAATGGTGATAACAACCTATGAAGGTAGACACAATCACTCTCCATGCGACGACTCAAATTCATCAGAACATGAATGCTTTACCTCTTTCTAA
- the LOC118042167 gene encoding uncharacterized protein isoform X2, with amino-acid sequence MATDPNENPSDHQRLEDAKRKRKQEIDKKSREKKRKKQENNVKQLKTLQDECSSYKGQLDLCKSLMEPFGKFVQELGESGGHTRDTVEKQTDMVNECWDIIKGKKIMQPLPGGRTCGSVSASTDKDAYPPLELAVAAINSDGSVTTESFKPCQSLPEEWTRLQATGGQERLIRAFFGLREHYTATTARHAREIAGRDQELTNLKEELARAQAMPYSILFEENEPRGAVMGAGGEGNAKKLYGK; translated from the exons ATGGCAACCGATCCAAACGAGAACCCATCTGATCATCAACGACTCGAAG AcgcaaaaaggaaaaggaaacagGAAATCGACAAGAAGTCTcgtgaaaagaaaagg AAAAAGCAGGAAAACAATGTGAAGCAGTTGAAAACTCTTCAAGATGAGTGCAGCTCCTACAAAGGACAATTAGATCTTTGTAAGTCACTGATGGAACCTTTCGGAAAATTTGTTCAGGAGCTTGGAGAAAGTGGAGGGCACACCAGAGACACTGTCGAGAAACAAACTGATATGGTGAATGAGTGTTGGGATATAATAAAG GGCAAGAAAATTATGCAGCCACTCCCTGGTGGAAGGACTTGCGGCAGCGTATCTGCCTCCACAGACAAGGATGCTTACCCACCACTAGAGCTAGCTGTTGCAGCCATTAACTCAGATGGATCAGTAACGACAGAGTCATTCAAACCATGCCAATCACTCCCCGAGGAGTGGACGCGGCTGCAG GCAACGGGGGGACAAGAGCGGCTGATACGGGCCTTTTTTGGGCTCAGGGAGCATTACACGGCCACAACAGCACGCCATGCACGGGAGATAGCAGGCCGTGACCAAGAGCTG ACAAATTTGAAGGAGGAGCTTGCGAGGGCTCAGGCCATGCCTTATTCGATCTTATTCGAAGAAAATGAGCCACGAGGTGCTGTCATGGGTGCTGGAGGAGAAGGAAACGCCAAGAAGCTTTATGGGAAGTAA
- the LOC118042167 gene encoding uncharacterized protein isoform X1: protein MATDPNENPSDHQRLEAADAKRKRKQEIDKKSREKKRKKQENNVKQLKTLQDECSSYKGQLDLCKSLMEPFGKFVQELGESGGHTRDTVEKQTDMVNECWDIIKGKKIMQPLPGGRTCGSVSASTDKDAYPPLELAVAAINSDGSVTTESFKPCQSLPEEWTRLQATGGQERLIRAFFGLREHYTATTARHAREIAGRDQELTNLKEELARAQAMPYSILFEENEPRGAVMGAGGEGNAKKLYGK, encoded by the exons ATGGCAACCGATCCAAACGAGAACCCATCTGATCATCAACGACTCGAAG CTGCAGAcgcaaaaaggaaaaggaaacagGAAATCGACAAGAAGTCTcgtgaaaagaaaagg AAAAAGCAGGAAAACAATGTGAAGCAGTTGAAAACTCTTCAAGATGAGTGCAGCTCCTACAAAGGACAATTAGATCTTTGTAAGTCACTGATGGAACCTTTCGGAAAATTTGTTCAGGAGCTTGGAGAAAGTGGAGGGCACACCAGAGACACTGTCGAGAAACAAACTGATATGGTGAATGAGTGTTGGGATATAATAAAG GGCAAGAAAATTATGCAGCCACTCCCTGGTGGAAGGACTTGCGGCAGCGTATCTGCCTCCACAGACAAGGATGCTTACCCACCACTAGAGCTAGCTGTTGCAGCCATTAACTCAGATGGATCAGTAACGACAGAGTCATTCAAACCATGCCAATCACTCCCCGAGGAGTGGACGCGGCTGCAG GCAACGGGGGGACAAGAGCGGCTGATACGGGCCTTTTTTGGGCTCAGGGAGCATTACACGGCCACAACAGCACGCCATGCACGGGAGATAGCAGGCCGTGACCAAGAGCTG ACAAATTTGAAGGAGGAGCTTGCGAGGGCTCAGGCCATGCCTTATTCGATCTTATTCGAAGAAAATGAGCCACGAGGTGCTGTCATGGGTGCTGGAGGAGAAGGAAACGCCAAGAAGCTTTATGGGAAGTAA
- the LOC118042166 gene encoding dol-P-Man:Man(7)GlcNAc(2)-PP-Dol alpha-1,6-mannosyltransferase isoform X1 has product MASKSPQFLRSHGYDLLLGSIAAFYVFAVPYTKVEESFNIQAMHDILYHRHRLENYDHLEFPGVVPRTFIGALIVSILTSPIVVVINLLQLSKIYTLIAVRLVLGCVVLSTLRFFRIQVRHKFGHQVEAFFVLLTALQFHMLFYCTRALPNILALAVVNMGYAFWFRGNFYTALNCLVFATVVFRCDMLLLLCPLALELLLTKSISLWGAIKYCIGPALLSIGFTIMVDSIMWNRILWPEFEVFWFNSVLNRSSEWGTHSFHWYFTSALPRSLLAAYPLCLLGVLIDRRVLIFVLPVFSFILLYSKLPHKELRFIISSVPMLNLSAAVAANRIYNNRKKTLWKFLNLFMLGLFFISLGCTIVFFLASYDNYPSGNALKDLHQIAVLTGHLNNTNELWVHIDTFSAMNGISRFCENDSPWRYSKEEGIPLEEFCTRNFTYLVSEQLAVDGFKCLHYVSGFSRVRLQSSLPPIILVKEPKLYIHGNTKIKDIMQINWAGCS; this is encoded by the exons ATGGCGTCAAAATCCCCTCAATTCCTGCGTTCTCATG GCTACGATCTACTCTTAGGATCAATAGCTGCTTTTTACGTCTTCGCTGTACCCTACACTAAAGTCGAGGAAAGCTTCAACATTCAG GCAATGCACGATATTCTTTACCATAGGCATCGCCTAGAAAAT taTGATCATTTGGAGTTCCCGGGGGTCGTGCCTCGCACTTTCATTG GAGCGTTGATTGTCTCGATTTTGACGTCGCCAATTGTGGTGGTAATCAACTTGCTGCAGTTGTCGAAGATCTACACTCTCATTGCAG TGCGATTGGTGTTGGGTTGTGTGGTATTATCTACACTGAGGTTTTTCCGGATTCAG GTTAGACATAAGTTTGGTCATCAAGTAGAAGCTTTCTTTGTACTATTAACAGCACTTCAATTTCACATGCTGTTCTATTGCACACGTGCTCTTCCCAATATACTAGCTTTGGCTGTAG TTAACATGGGATATGCATTTTGGTTCAGAGGGAACTTCTACACAGCATTAAACTGTCTG GTTTTCGCCACAGTTGTATTTAGATGCGATATGCTGTTACTTCTTTGCCCTCTTGCTCTGGAGCTTTTGTTG ACCAAATCTATTTCATTGTGGGGAGCTATTAAATACTGCATTGGACCTGCGCTTTTGTCCATAG GTTTTACCATAATGGTTGATTCAATAATGTGGAACAGGATATTGTGGCCTGAATTTGAAGTTTTCTGGTTCAACTCTGTTCTCAATCGGAGTTCTGAGTGGGGT ACACATTCCTTTCACTGGTATTTCACTTCAGCTCTCCCCCGGTCATTGCTTGCTGCATATCCTCTTTGCCTA CTTGGGGTTTTGATTGACAGGAGGGTTCTAATCTTTGTGCTTCcagttttttccttcattttgcTTTACTCTAAGCTTCCACATAAG GAACTCCGGTTTATCATCAGCTCAGTTCCAATGCTGAACTTATCTGCAGCAGTTGCAGCTAACAGAAT CTACAATAATAGGAAGAAGACACTATGGAAATTTCTGAATTTATTTATGCtgggattattttttatcag TCTAGGTTGCACTATAGTGTTTTTCTTGGCATCCTATGACAATTATCCCAGTGGTAATGCATTAAAAGATTTGCACCAGATTG CTGTTCTGACAGGCCATCTTAATAACACCAATGAACTGTGGGTTCACATTGATACTTTTTCAGCCATGAATGGAATATCAAGGTTTTGTGAAAATGATTCACCATGGAG GTATTCCAAAGAAGAGGGGATTCCTCTGGAAGAATTTTGCACGAGGAATTTTACTTATCTTGTGAG TGAACAGCTTGCCGTTGATGGATTCAAGTGCTTGCATTATGTAAGTGGCTTCTCACGGGTTCGTCTTCAAAGTAGTCTTCCACCTATTATCCTG GTCAAGGAACCCAAGTTATATATTCATGGAAATACAAAAATCAAGGATATAATGCAAATAAATTGGGCAGGGTGCTCTTGA
- the LOC118042166 gene encoding dol-P-Man:Man(7)GlcNAc(2)-PP-Dol alpha-1,6-mannosyltransferase isoform X2, with product MASKSPQFLRSHGYDLLLGSIAAFYVFAVPYTKVEESFNIQAMHDILYHRHRLENYDHLEFPGVVPRTFIGALIVSILTSPIVVVINLLQLSKIYTLIAVRLVLGCVVLSTLRFFRIQVRHKFGHQVEAFFVLLTALQFHMLFYCTRALPNILALAVVNMGYAFWFRGNFYTALNCLVFATVVFRCDMLLLLCPLALELLLTKSISLWGAIKYCIGPALLSIGFTIMVDSIMWNRILWPEFEVFWFNSVLNRSSEWGTHSFHWYFTSALPRSLLAAYPLCLLGVLIDRRVLIFVLPVFSFILLYSKLPHKELRFIISSVPMLNLSAAVAANRIYNNRKKTLWKFLNLFMLGLFFISLGCTIVFFLASYDNYPSGNALKDLHQIGHLNNTNELWVHIDTFSAMNGISRFCENDSPWRYSKEEGIPLEEFCTRNFTYLVSEQLAVDGFKCLHYVSGFSRVRLQSSLPPIILVKEPKLYIHGNTKIKDIMQINWAGCS from the exons ATGGCGTCAAAATCCCCTCAATTCCTGCGTTCTCATG GCTACGATCTACTCTTAGGATCAATAGCTGCTTTTTACGTCTTCGCTGTACCCTACACTAAAGTCGAGGAAAGCTTCAACATTCAG GCAATGCACGATATTCTTTACCATAGGCATCGCCTAGAAAAT taTGATCATTTGGAGTTCCCGGGGGTCGTGCCTCGCACTTTCATTG GAGCGTTGATTGTCTCGATTTTGACGTCGCCAATTGTGGTGGTAATCAACTTGCTGCAGTTGTCGAAGATCTACACTCTCATTGCAG TGCGATTGGTGTTGGGTTGTGTGGTATTATCTACACTGAGGTTTTTCCGGATTCAG GTTAGACATAAGTTTGGTCATCAAGTAGAAGCTTTCTTTGTACTATTAACAGCACTTCAATTTCACATGCTGTTCTATTGCACACGTGCTCTTCCCAATATACTAGCTTTGGCTGTAG TTAACATGGGATATGCATTTTGGTTCAGAGGGAACTTCTACACAGCATTAAACTGTCTG GTTTTCGCCACAGTTGTATTTAGATGCGATATGCTGTTACTTCTTTGCCCTCTTGCTCTGGAGCTTTTGTTG ACCAAATCTATTTCATTGTGGGGAGCTATTAAATACTGCATTGGACCTGCGCTTTTGTCCATAG GTTTTACCATAATGGTTGATTCAATAATGTGGAACAGGATATTGTGGCCTGAATTTGAAGTTTTCTGGTTCAACTCTGTTCTCAATCGGAGTTCTGAGTGGGGT ACACATTCCTTTCACTGGTATTTCACTTCAGCTCTCCCCCGGTCATTGCTTGCTGCATATCCTCTTTGCCTA CTTGGGGTTTTGATTGACAGGAGGGTTCTAATCTTTGTGCTTCcagttttttccttcattttgcTTTACTCTAAGCTTCCACATAAG GAACTCCGGTTTATCATCAGCTCAGTTCCAATGCTGAACTTATCTGCAGCAGTTGCAGCTAACAGAAT CTACAATAATAGGAAGAAGACACTATGGAAATTTCTGAATTTATTTATGCtgggattattttttatcag TCTAGGTTGCACTATAGTGTTTTTCTTGGCATCCTATGACAATTATCCCAGTGGTAATGCATTAAAAGATTTGCACCAGATTG GCCATCTTAATAACACCAATGAACTGTGGGTTCACATTGATACTTTTTCAGCCATGAATGGAATATCAAGGTTTTGTGAAAATGATTCACCATGGAG GTATTCCAAAGAAGAGGGGATTCCTCTGGAAGAATTTTGCACGAGGAATTTTACTTATCTTGTGAG TGAACAGCTTGCCGTTGATGGATTCAAGTGCTTGCATTATGTAAGTGGCTTCTCACGGGTTCGTCTTCAAAGTAGTCTTCCACCTATTATCCTG GTCAAGGAACCCAAGTTATATATTCATGGAAATACAAAAATCAAGGATATAATGCAAATAAATTGGGCAGGGTGCTCTTGA
- the LOC118042168 gene encoding pentatricopeptide repeat-containing protein At1g02150 — translation MLLQPSLHHHKVSLSSTISYSHPLPLKNPNFTLHQTVNYKKLPVITCSISQIHNYGTVDYERRPMMKWNAIYRRISLMENPELGSGSVLNQWENEGKRLTKWELCRVVKELRKYKRYQQALEVYDWMNNRQERFGLSPSDAAIQLDLIAKVRGVSSAEEFFQRLPNTFKDRRIYGALLNAYVRNRMREKTESLIDEMRGKDYVTHALPYNVMMTLYMNINEYDKVDLMISEMNEKNIKLDIYSYNIWLSSCGLQGSADKMEQVFEQMKSDGSINPNWTTFSTMATMYIKMGKFEKAEDCLRRVESRITGRDRIPYHYLLSLYGNVGNKEEVYRVWNIYKSIFPSIPNLGYHAMISSLVRMDDIEGAEKIYEEWLSIKTSYDPRIANLFMAAFVYQGNLDKAERFFDHMLEEGGKPNSHTWEILAQGHISERRTSEALSCLKEAFATPGSKSWKPNPANVSSFFKLCEEEVDMASKEALESFLRQSGHLKDKAYALLLGMPVTGDELSRKEERTEDQIDNEENDGDNGPEMLVSQLQGSL, via the exons ATGCTCCTCCAGCCTTCCCTTCACCACCACAAGGTCTCCCTCTCATCCACAATCTCCTACTCTCACCCTCTTCCGTTGAAAAATCCCAACTTTACCCTGCACCAGACAGTAAACTACAAGAAACTCCCAGTGATCACCTGCTCGATATCACAAATCCACAACTATGGAACAGTGGACTATGAGAGAAGACCAATGATGAAATGGAATGCTATATACAGGAGGATTTCATTGATGGAGAATCCTGAATTGGGTTCTGGTAGTGTGTTGAATCAGTgggaaaatgaaggaaaaaggCTTACAAAATGGGAACTTTGTAGGGTTGTTAAGGAGTTGAGGAAGTATAAGAGGTACCAACAAGCTCTTGAG GTCTATGATTGGATGAACAATAGACAAGAGAGGTTTGGATTATCACCTAGTGATGCTGCGATTCAATTAGACCTTATTGCCAAAGTGCGTGGAGTTTCTAGCGCTGAAGAGTTTTTCCAAAGGCTTCCCAACACTTTCAAGGATAGGAGGATATACGGAGCTTTGCTGAATGCCTATGTGCGAAACagaatgagagaaaaaacagaATCTTTGATTGATGAAATGAGAGGTAAAGATTATGTCACGCATGCGCTTCCCTATAATGTGATGATGACTCTCTACATGAACATCAACGAGTACGATAAAGTTGACTTGATGATTTCAGAAATGAATGAGAAAAACATCAAGCTTGatatatattcatataatatctGGTTATCATCTTGTGGATTACAAGGATCAGCTGATAAGATGGAACAGGTATTTGAGCAAATGAAATCGGATGGATCCATCAATCCCAACTGGACAACTTTTAGCACGATGGCTACCATGTACATTAAGATGGGAAAGTTTGAAAAAGCTGAAGACTGCTTGAGGAGGGTTGAGAGTAGAATCACAGGTCGGGATCGGATACCTTATCACTATCTCCTTTCTCTATATGGTAATGTTGGTAACAAAGAAGAGGTTTATCGTGTATGGAATATTTACAAATCTATTTTTCCCAGTATTCCAAATTTGGGTTACCATGCTATGATCTCATCTCTGGTTCGGATGGATGACATTGAAGGGGCAGAAAAGATTTATGAGGAATGGCTATCAATTAAGACATCTTATGACCCCAGAATAGCAAATCTTTTTATGGCTGCTTTTGTTTATCAGGGAAATTTGGATAAAGCTGAGAGGTTTTTTGACCATATGCTTGAAGAAGGAGGAAAGCCAAATTCACATACATGGGAAATTCTTGCTCAAGGGCATATTTCAGAAAGGAGAACGTCTGAGGCTTTGTCTTGCTTGAAAGAAGCTTTTGCTACTCCAGGATCAAAGAGCTGGAAGCCAAACCCTGCAAATGTATCCTCCTTCTTTAAGCTCTGTGAGGAAGAAGTTGACATGGCAAGCAAGGAAGCTTTAGAGAGTTTTTTGAGGCAGTCAGGACATCTAAAAGATAAAGCATATGCATTACTCCTAGGCATGCCTGTTACTGGTGATGAGC